In Gloeomargarita sp. SKYB120, one genomic interval encodes:
- a CDS encoding 6-carboxytetrahydropterin synthase yields MRCIIRRRAQFCASHRYYVPQWSEAENWQRFGKGSLFPGHGHNYTLYVAIVGEIDDCGMVSNLSEVKHVIRREVVEPLDNCFLNDTWPEFRQTLPTTEFIAYTIWQRLRSHLPLAQIQLYEHPELWAEYRGDAMNAYLTVGTHFSAAHRLARPDFSEAENYATYGKCARPHGHGHNYHLEVTVRGEIDPVTGMVVDLVALQRLIEQEVVEPLDHTFLNKDIPYFWEVVPTAEHIAVYIAQQLREPIRRLGAELHKVKLVESPNNACEIYAEDLVADVTEPSLATAVGR; encoded by the coding sequence ATGCGCTGTATCATCCGGCGGCGGGCGCAGTTTTGTGCGAGTCACCGTTATTACGTCCCCCAGTGGTCCGAAGCAGAAAACTGGCAACGGTTTGGCAAGGGGAGCCTGTTTCCCGGGCACGGGCACAACTATACCCTGTACGTGGCGATAGTGGGAGAAATTGATGACTGCGGCATGGTGTCGAACCTATCCGAGGTCAAACACGTGATCCGGCGAGAGGTTGTCGAACCGTTGGACAACTGTTTTTTGAACGACACGTGGCCCGAGTTTCGCCAGACCTTGCCCACCACTGAATTTATCGCCTACACAATCTGGCAGCGGCTGCGTTCTCACTTGCCCCTGGCACAGATTCAGTTGTACGAGCATCCAGAGCTTTGGGCTGAATACCGAGGAGATGCCATGAACGCCTACTTGACGGTTGGAACCCATTTCAGCGCCGCGCACCGTCTGGCCCGGCCTGATTTCTCCGAAGCGGAAAACTACGCCACCTACGGCAAATGCGCGCGTCCCCACGGCCATGGCCACAACTACCACTTGGAGGTGACTGTGCGGGGCGAAATTGACCCCGTGACGGGGATGGTGGTGGACTTGGTGGCGCTGCAACGGTTGATTGAACAGGAGGTCGTCGAACCGCTGGACCACACTTTCCTGAACAAGGACATCCCCTACTTCTGGGAAGTGGTGCCGACGGCGGAGCATATCGCTGTGTATATTGCGCAGCAGTTGCGCGAACCCATCCGGCGTCTTGGGGCGGAACTCCACAAGGTCAAACTGGTAGAAAGCCCCAACAACGCCTGCGAAATCTACGCCGAAGACTTGGTCGCTGACGTTACTGAACCCTCCCTGGCGACAGCGGTTGGGCGATGA
- a CDS encoding GUN4 domain-containing protein — MNAVANFSALASLTPAQQRTWLTEWLAGGPAAAIALLDYLQQRAQTPEFPQVLDGCIYQLLWRAQLPEVKVRFPEGVVPLASAQGEDYRPLLDLVLAEQWQAADTWTRQQLCKLAGVQERTWLYFTEVRRLPVVDLHTLDALWRLYSLGKFGFRVQRRIWLGCGRNWEKFWQAIGWYKGDTWPRYPEEFIWDLHAPAGHLPLWDQKRGVRALEALLLHPAWD; from the coding sequence ATGAATGCCGTAGCGAACTTTTCAGCCCTGGCGTCCCTGACACCGGCACAGCAGCGCACCTGGTTAACCGAATGGCTAGCGGGTGGACCCGCTGCGGCTATCGCCCTGCTGGATTACCTGCAACAGCGGGCGCAGACGCCAGAATTTCCCCAAGTATTGGATGGCTGTATATATCAACTGCTCTGGCGCGCCCAGCTTCCGGAGGTGAAGGTCCGGTTTCCCGAAGGTGTTGTGCCCTTGGCTTCCGCTCAAGGCGAGGATTACCGTCCCCTGCTGGATTTGGTCCTGGCGGAACAGTGGCAAGCGGCGGATACCTGGACGCGCCAGCAGTTGTGCAAGTTGGCGGGGGTGCAGGAAAGGACGTGGCTGTATTTCACCGAAGTGCGGCGGCTACCGGTCGTGGACTTGCACACCCTGGATGCCCTGTGGCGGCTGTATTCCCTAGGGAAATTCGGGTTTCGGGTGCAACGGCGGATTTGGCTGGGGTGTGGACGCAACTGGGAAAAGTTCTGGCAAGCCATTGGCTGGTACAAGGGGGATACGTGGCCTCGCTACCCGGAGGAATTTATCTGGGATCTGCACGCGCCAGCGGGTCACCTGCCCCTGTGGGACCAGAAACGAGGGGTGCGCGCTCTGGAGGCCCTGCTGCTCCACCCAGCCTGGGATTAG